A region of the Scatophagus argus isolate fScaArg1 chromosome 19, fScaArg1.pri, whole genome shotgun sequence genome:
TGTGACTCGTAACTACATATAACCCAAAAACAGTCACCTGGACGGTTTACTCACCAGCCTGGCTCTGTAGTGCAGAACTTTGTTGTCGTTTTCCAGCATCTTTAACATGTTCTTTTTAGGAGGCTCAGGAATTAAAGACAAACAATTCTGGAGAGAGTCTTCAAGTGAACCAAAACCGTTGTAGGGAGGGACCTCCTATAAATATCATCAGGAGTTGGTaacggaaaaagaaaaaaaatgtttataaccCCATTAGGCCACACGTAGTCAGGCAACACGTGTTTTgcgaaggaaaacaaaagacatacatgatgaaattaatttctcaccttctttctctcctgaaGCTGGTCAGTCTTCTTCGGGATCTCCATGGGGCTCATCTCCATGTCGGGGTGGTTCTTCTGGTAATACTCCTTAGTGAAGCCATCACAGTCATACAGCAGGAAGGCACGGCCCAGCAGTTTTACTGTTTGACCCACTTGGAAGTCTTTTGGGGAGTAGTACTCATCCACCTCGTCTTCTGAAATCTTCAGCACACAGCTGGGAAAGGTCTCTGGAGAGAAATAATAATAGTGTTATATAGCAGTTAAGAAATACCACTGTATTTATTGTGtcatgatatttattttttcctacTTTATggtttatttgattttaaacacatttaaggTGTTTACTTTAATCTGCTTTTTTATAATGTctttgcatttgtctttttaaactgctgtctgtttaaaaatgctgtttttgtctttgttttgtttttttttttttatctattgtAAATTCATTGTAGGTCTgcattgtgtctgtttcatACAAAAAGGAGCAAAGACATAAAAGTATTGCattgtattttatctttttgtatGAAACAAACTACTTGAGGTGGTGGTATGAACCGTTGAAGTTGGGAGGAGACGATAAACTAGGGCAGCATGCTGTTTTTGCACCCATGAGGTCAAACGGTGTTGCTCACCAGACTctggtttcattttcttggGCAGCTTCTGTCTGCGCATCAGGAAAGGGAAGGCAAGTTTCCCACTGTTGAGTTTGTGGACCTCTCTAATCTCCACAGTGTCATCAACCAGGTAATACTGAATTGTAACAGACCTGGTGTCTCCGTAAAGAGAGTCAGCATCATCCCACAGGGCAAAGAAACGCAGCACCTGACCAAAAAGATGTTAACTTGTGAAACTGGTTAAGTTAAGTTAACTGTCAACTGGCTAAGTTAAGTTAAAGAAACATGAACTtcaacaaaaattaaataagatgGCTTTTGTTAAGTTATCTGATTGTTGCAACAGATATGCAATGCTTGGTGCTGATGTATCTGGAAACTGGTGGAAACTGATATTTACAAaagccaataaaaaaaaaaagcagtgccACGTCTCACACAATCAGAGTGCTGTCCAGATGTGGGTTTGTAATAGTTACCCAGTGAGTTTGGAATGAACGGAATTTCCCTTACCTTACGATCCATGGTGAGAAACTGACGCATTCGGTCTGGTTTGGATGGTGTTGTGTAGGAAGATTGAGGTTTTTTCCGACGTTCGCTGAAAGGATCCACAGGCATCGGCTCAGGGTCGTTCAGAACAATGCCCTCACTTTCCATGAATTCCTATGATGAATGAGTGACACAGGCAGAGATTATAGAGTACATTTACAGCAACATATCCATATTTATGTGTCAGTGAGAGCATTCGTACAGGTCAACGTACCTTTGTAAAAGCATCACACTGTATAATGTGGTATTTGACCCCGTACACCTCCAGGTCCATGCCGAGATTGAGGTCTTTCCACACATAATGGTCCCCGCGGTCATTCTTTGGCAGACGATGGCGTTTGATCCTTTTCCCATGTGGTAACCCAGAATTCTCCACCCTGGGCTCAATGATGCACATACTGTCATCCTCAAGGTAGTAGCAGATGACCACGGAGTGCACGCGGTACTCCTCTTCAGTGGAGTACAGGATATTTTCCACAAAGTATGCAAAGAATCGCAGCACCTACAAGACAAGAGGGTGGCAAAGATCACACAAACAAGGAAATAATTGGACGGTTATTTAACAACAACCTTCAGATAGTTACCTCACATTTCTAGGCATTTTTGTACCTTCTTGTCAAGGGCCACATAAGCTGGGATGAAGTCTTCGCCAAGGCTCTGGTCATAGCTGCCATAAGTGAAGTCCAGTGTGTCTACGCACAACTCATTCATCTCCTTCTCGTTCAGCTGCTCCCATAAAAGAGGATCCTGTCCAATGCCCACAGTGGGGCGAAGGGGCAGGCTGTAGCCATTTTTATATATTAGGGTCTGCGGGAGATTGAAGGCTGACTTCTGCGGAGATAAATCAGTTAGGGGGAAATAAATTTGCTCTGGTAAATGCAAATATTTGCAGCACTGAGTCAAGTGTACACTCAAAATTATCACGTGTTTTAATCTCCGgaataaaaactgcatttttcacCCACAGCTTTTACTAAGTTCCAGAAACATCAATAGAAACAGCACAGCGACACATTTCCAGACAATTCAAAAACAATTAACCCAGTATTTCTACAAGGTACAACTAAAAGAAATTGAGTGAAAAAATTATGTCCAAGAAACTGATATTGACAAACATTCAAacttaataaaatgtaaagtagCTATCACCACAATTTTTACTGAGAGTAAATTCCAGACTTTAATTGAAAGCCATGTCCTTCTACTGTGGCAACAATAACAGTTATTAGCACTTTACATGACAGATCAGGTCTGAGTAACACTCAAAACTGCAACGCAGTTAATCTGAAGTAAGAACTGCTCGAATGCAGGATTTGTATTTGCACAAGTGAAAGAGAACAACGATTTTTTTTTCGCGGGAAAAACCCGCATTTGGCCAATATGAGTCAATCGTAAATTTGAGTAAGTTTCAATGTAGTTTTTACCGTTACATCCCGAAAAGTGTATGGTGGTAAAAATGGTAATCCACGGCTGTTCCAGTTCACTGACATTGCTGGTCTTTCAGTCGGCCTATGTTTTTCGATTTCGTCTGctctacaaaatgtcagtttgtggATTTACTTAGGTTTCGTTGGCGAGGCTGCGGTAAGTTAACGGTATCCATGGAAACGGCACAACAGTAACCCATTTCaggacaattaaaaaaaaaaaaaacagttaaaccAACATTTCTATACAGTACAACTGAAAAAAGGGGggatgaacaaaaaaaaacaaggaaatgaaGTAATCTCCAAATGGATAAACTGATAAGACcattcaaaatgaatgaacGAAATTGCATAACCACCATAATATCAAGATGTTTTTATGTAGCAAAGCTTTTGTCCTAATCTACGTGCTACAATCAATTCGAGTGAATTATATCTGCAAATGATTTGTTATACCAATAAACTAACTTTATTATAAATGGATGACTTTTATTTACACTTTAGACTAACTAAGAGCTCTAATTTTACCAGCAGGGGGCGAACAACACCAATAAATCTCACAACTCGACCTGCCACACAGGTCATCAAAAGCACACAACTTTGTGAGTTCATCATGACCTTATCGTGCAATGTTTACTTCCTACATATGTAGTATTATATCACAATGAGATTAGAGCAgtactccccccccccacagtaCAAAGCAATTACTTTACATAACTGgattataataaaaacaatgtgcacatatgaaatgacatttaaaattcaaataagGAAATGTGCAAAATCAAACAACACATGGTACAAATTATTTTTGAACACAGTTTATTCCAAGCACAGGAGTCATATATTTTGGTCTCACTTTACCAGCTGTTGGCACACTGTCATCCCATTCACACCTTTAAATCTGTTCGTAActgtttagaaaacaaaatagaaagggatttttttttatgtcctgTGTAACTCTAAGTTAAACTCTCTCTTAATCAGGAAAATACCAagctttttttgtcagaaaactATAATTAATTCTACACTTGAATCCAGGGCAGCGCAAACAGAACTGGACTGACAATAGCTTATTTTATCAAACTGCAACTTAAACATGATTTAAAAGAGGCAGTGCTGGCTCCTTCTCCAGATAGACGTGAGCAGTGATTATCACAAGCATCTGGTTTAGCACTGGCATCTTTGAAACAAGGACATGGCTGACACAACACCTGAAAGTTGCTTTCAGTGAAAGAACAATAATGCCTACCAAATTCACCGGTACAAGACTGGATATTATGGTTATGTACATTTACATCTGGGGAGAAAGGAAGTGCAATGTGTGACTGAGACATTCAGATTTTACATATGCTCCACTTAAGCAAAACAACAGTAATGATTAAAGTGAATACATATATGATAAGCTATATATGGAATATTCAATGGATAAATCATTTGACCAGTTTCCGACTTATATACCAGCTGCACTCTTGACAACAGTGACTTAATAGCTAGAAAAGGCACTGCACTGTGAATTAAACATACTGTATCAAAAATAAGGTTAAATCACTAAACCTCTTTGAGGCTCTTTATATGATATTTCTAATTCTTCTCTTTGAATGCTGACAAAGATGTTTAAATGGGCTGATCCCCTTCTTAGGAAGCAAATACATcaaccaaacacagaaacactagGATTGCATCCCTGAGGTGCCAAATAACCTTCGCCAAGTATAAAAATATCTCATAATAAACCatacttgaaaacaaaaaaatacacaacatcaATAAactattaaatattataaaatagatTTCATAAGGGCTGAGATGAATTAACCCAAAAATATCTTTTGGTTTTCATAAAGTTCAAAAGGCAGCATGGTTATTCACTGTGAAAAGATTGTCTTACTTTGTCCCACTATCCAGGTACACATCTGTTACTTGTATGCTGCCCCCTCTGTTAAGTCGACACTTGAATACTGGAGGGCGCTGAGCATAAAGGTCCAAGTGTCACAGTCATTTGCAGCTGCCTCGTGCTCTGCATAAAACAGACCCAGCTGAGGCCCTGGTCCTTCAGTCACCATGTAGTGTGTGTCTAAAGGCAGCTAACCCATAGATCCTCACTTCAGAGAGGCTCGCTGAGGTCACTGGCAAGGCAGCGTAGCCTTTCACCCCTCGCTTCCGGCAGAAAGAGGCAGCTAAGAAGTGAGCTTACCGTGCAGAGTGGGAGCTTATTCTCGTACTGAGCAGGGTACAGCTTATGGTACCCAGAGGAATATGCAAACCAGCAGAGAGGGAGTactttctccccccccccccaagtcTGCAATTCCTTCCACACTTCTCATCAGGGTGAGTCGCTTTTGCATGATTGCTTACAAAGCTTCATAAAAGTCACACCTCTTGCATCTTTCCAACCCAAGTGCGTCCTAGATTTTTGTtaaagtcacagaaaaaaagctcCTTAGCAGTCCTCAGTAATACCGGTTGAGGCTCCGTGTCCCAGGGATGTCAGGCTGCCCATTCATCCAGATCTCTCGGATGATtcgctccctctcctccagcctctgCGCTCTTTCCAGCTCTTCCGCTGACGTGAACACGTTCATGTTAAGCGTGCGTTCGAATCGCCGATGCCGCCGCGCCGACAGATCCGAGGTGGTGTCCCAGTCTGAGTCTGAGTCGCTGGAATCGGAGGACGTGTTGGTGGGCCGTGCTCGTTTCTTGACGGGAGGCCGCTGGCGGGGCTGGCAGTCGGTGCGACAGGAGATCTGGACCACCAGGGcgaagagtgtgaggaagaggcccaaacacacaccacagacgAAGAACAGCGCTGCCCTCTCTGGATGGTCTATTATGGGTGAAAAAGATAGACAGCAAGAGTGTAAGGGGGGAATGCAACGTTTAGTTACGTTAGTCTAACTAGATCTTTGGACTTGATGTTGGACCTTATTTTCCTCTGACCTTTTCAGCCTGCTTTGTTATAAAATATTCCACTTGATGGCTCACTCACTGTAATGAACACTGGCTGCACACCTAACAAGTCATGTTACTCACTTCCTGAACTTGGCCTATTGGTTTGAGCAAAATGTCTCACAAATTCTGCAAACCCTCATATGAACTGTAATTTTCCGTCCCCTTGTcttcacaaatgtatttttaaatgttgttaacGTGTCCCTCCACCTCCAAGCTCACACTTAAAGGGCTTACAGTTATTTTTATAATACTTAATACTTATcgataaaacacatttctttaatgCAGATCATAAAATTTTACATCATCTTACAATTGCgagaaaactttttttaacaAGTTCGAAGCGAGTTAGCTCAAGTCAtaggctggagcctatcccagctgactacgggcgagaggcggggttcaccctggactggtcgccagtcaatcgcagggccaacacacatagacaaacaaccacacactctcacctaggaACAttgtagagtagccaattaacctaatgtgcatgtttttggtattgtgggaggacGCCGGAGAACCAGGAgaaaacctggagaaaacccacgcaggcacagggagaacatccaaactccacatagaagggcccagaccaggattcaaacctggaaccctcttgctatgaggcgacagtgctaaccactgcaccaccgtgccgccctacaTTGATTCCCTGTGGTGGAATTTCATCTCTTCCCAAAGGAGGTCAAGTTAAAGTCTCAAACTTACCTGCCATCAGAGCCTTTCGACCACTCATGTCATGTCACATAAGATATAATGAATGTTGCCCTACCTGATATGTAAGTGTAGGCAGCCAGGGCGTTGCTGATAAGGGCCATGTTGGGGCTATAGGTGGAGTTGATGATAGGATTCATGCCTGGGGGCTGCAGTGggctttcttctcctcttcttccacctcctcctcctcctcctcctcctgcttcgGAAAACTTCTGCTCGTTGGGGTTTGTCTCCCTAATCTTCTTCCTATCTGCAAACGACAACAGAACAGGAAAGTTCAGTTCAACCACACAAAGAAGGTTGGATTCTGAAATGAAGGTGAGCATCTGATTTTTTAGACACAGATGTTTTTCAACAATTTCATTTCTAGTTAGACGATGAATACACTCCGGGCCCACATACCACATGTACAGTCAGATTGTGACAGCATTAGTTAGGTCATTTATGGTAAAATGAGTGCGTGTTGTCTCTGAGGTATTGTGACTACAGCATTCAGACCACTTAGTCATCGCCAGCCTCTCtgtggttttcagtttttaggAGATACGCTTCTGTATAAAGATGCATGATACACAAAGGCACACATGTTCACAAAGagttgtgtgtttcagaggatAACACAACATCCGCTTCTGTCAAATTCATTCTGACTCAGGTCATTAAGAAACAGAGAGCCACATGGGAAAAGTTTGCACTTTGGCTTCATTTCAAAATCTCCCCTTTAAAATCTCAATCTATTTATAGATGCGAACAACTGTTTCCTTCTCATGACTGTCATCACGGTACAACTTCTTTCAGACTTTACATGCTGGTTGCTGTTGTGTATGCAAAAGTGGAGGACTTGAGTTTAGAGAACAGATGGTTTGATTACTGAGCACAGTCGCTTTCCAAGTGCAACTACTGTAACTTAAACTCCAAGAATAAGTGAtgcatcactgaaaaaaaaaacaaccttttaagCTTCaactgccaaaacaaacaggcaTTCAGTTCAGAGACCAAAGCcttgtgtacatatgtgtgcaCAGTCATATTTacatggttgtttttttgtcagtgtagGAAGGCATGCTGTGGtgacctgtcacacacacacacacacacaccagtgacCTCTAATTGCAGAGGCTCTACGATGTGTCAGGCTTCTCTTTATCTGATAAATGCAGTTTAGAATGGAGTTGCTCACTGAAGAGGTAAATGTTTCCACCTGGACCCACTGCTGCGGTGCACACATCAGCTAACATTCAACCAGCAGACCACAATTTCTCCGTAAAACACAGATGAATCAGCAACAGAAGACGTTCTAGTGCAGAGTGCAGCAGTGGCTCTTTTGATGAAAAACTTTTAATGTGATAAACTCAGGTGTAATCATTATCAATAATcctgtcatttattattttaaactctaatattcagtgacattttaacaacaataaatgctgtttttgcCTCATGTCCCTTCTTCGTGTGTTTCGTCTCTGATCAATGCGTCAGAGATGGAAACAGGTTTTTCGAGATGAGTGGAGTGTTTGATGCTGGTTCAAGGAAATGAAAGCATTCATGCGTCAGGAACTGTCAGCGCCACAACACTACATCTCCTGCGCGCTCCCTCTCTTAActcctcattcattcatctatCCTCCTAATTAGTATAGTGCCAGCAGCCGAAGAGAGCACTTAGTGTGCTGGACGCAGGCCACCATCCCTCATGAATAAAGCTTTGTTTAAGTTTCCTTCCTTGCTGGCgtctcctttttttcattttattgttcttATTCTGTcttgtccttctttctctctgtgggaGCTTGACCATAGAACAGACTGATTTAGACTGTGGTCACATATAACTGCAATCACTGGCTCTTGGAAAGCTGTATATTTTTAAGACCGGTGATCATAAATGGTCCAAACTGATAGTTCTGCTAGGGTACATATGGAAACGGTTGAACCCATGCGActttaaatatacatacatatatgacCCAACTTGAGACCTGAGTTACTGTTTGTCTTGATGCCTGGGAGGCCTTGGGACTGTTTGGTGTTAACTGCTCTCCATGGGAgactgtgagactgtgtgtgtgtgccaataTGTGTGAGACTGAAAAAAAGCTTATATCCTCACCTGGAGCAGAGTCGGGGCTTTTAACTGTGGTCCCCTCCGGAGGACTGTCTCCTACTATGTTGGGGTCATGGGCACTGGGTGGTGGGGAGTACACCGGCGGTCTGGGTCCCTGCTCCTGGAGCAACTTCTTTGGGACTTCATaaagatggacagatggagCAAAGGAGGGATGAGGGAATCAAAGAAAGATACAGAGGATAATTAGATTCCTGTCTTATTTGAAAGGGAAATGGATAGCAGTCGTATCAgttgttcattcatttattggAGATATTTTGGTGTCATCAGTATGTCTGCAAATATTCAAAAAGAAATGATGgtatataaatattttacaggctgcattcttctgtgtttttgtaaaaaatcagtttaataGAGTCTTAAACATTTGAAACGTTGTATAACCagtaatgaatgttttttttgcatcttgGGTGCAGGGGAAAGAAGGTTTTAATAATGATATttaatcacaaaacacacaagatcAGCATCAGTATCCATTTGGACTTTCTGGTCACATAATGAAAGGCCAATAttcactctgtttttggtcCCCACCAACTCCTGATGCAAATGTCAGGTATtgtagctgctaaatgttcaccagctagttggtAATTGTGTTcatctgctgtttggtgttggGCGGGTAACATGCAAAAGGTGTAGAgtgaaccaaaccaaaacaataaagttgGGTGCCAGACACAAACCAATAgcttttatcattttttgttAGTCCATCAGGTTTTGTATTTGTGATGTTCTTTATCGTCCTTTTTCCTTAGGAAGTGTCTCGGtgacaacatcagcagcagttgtAAATAGCACAATGGGGGTGATTCACACACTCCTCCTGAACATCCACTGTGATTCCCGAAAGTCATGATgctgcctcctcctcaccccttcACATCCCCCAACCTCACGGTGTGCTGTGAGTCAGGGAGTCTGCACTCTTTCCCCCAGACACAAACCCACAGTGCAGTGGGCTATACATTCCTGCCTGCGCACATGTGGTTTTGGAGGCAGGGCCATGCTCCGGtcaatgtgtttgtctgcctctgtcagATCAGCGGTGAGTCACAGCTCAGCCTATGACTGTCCATCCAGCTTTAGGACCTATCTGTCTGCCATTCCTGCTTCTTCACTGCTCTGCGCAAACAAACAGGCAATGATGAATAATCAGTTGTCTGGTTTTGCTGACATCAGTAGCACTAATAGTGAAACTGTGACATGCGATTCAGGGTAAAAATGGACCATTTGTTTAAAGGCTGATGAATAATCACACTGATCAAATTTCAAGAGATTTTGGCAGTGATCCAAGAGTCAATCAAGGCGCAGGAAGGAGTAGAACAGACCCAGCAAAGTTTCTCTCCACTGGATACTACTTACACCCTGGACACATTACAAGGTTTTTCCAACTGTAAGCAATGATGAAAAATCTGAGCAGGaacattacagtacagtactgaCATTTATTGTAAAGATTATGACCTAAAGCTTATCCTTTTATTAGACAGCTGATGGTAGAGATTGTCAAGATATATTGGTGGAAGGAAACTCTATCCATAGCACTTGCACACACATAACGACAGCCGTCTTTGAGCAGTGTGTATTTAAGGACTAGATATTTTGTGGTACTCCTGCACCTGAGCTCCAAGGATGTCATCTGCCTACACAGCTTGATACCTACAGGACTGCATTCGCTAAAAATGTTGAAAGAAACTGGCATCAGGCGTGTGTGAGACTGATACAGCTGTACAAACTGTCGTATATAAACTTACAGTTCAGTCTGACAGTCACGTTAAGCTCCACCACATCTTGCAGAATCattttttctgtcatattttcatACTAACTTAACTAATAGGAAGCACAGCCACTGAGAACTGTGATCGATTAGCTTGATTAGTGAGAACCTTGCAGagtcacacactcatactcTCTAACTTATTTTTCTATGTATACCATATTATCTCCTGTCAAATGAACAGAGGGAGCTGTATGGAGCAATGTACATGTGAGAGGAGAAGGTTTTGATGCTATCTTACTGTAGCCGATGAACAAAGCCAGTTTATTGAGAAACTTCAAAGAACTCTGCGTAATCTGGCTCCAACTTTTCCTCTTCCCATGAGCCAAAGGGCCGGAGGTTGGAGCCAGACTAACAGGGGTAGTCAATGATTTCTGATCTTTCTTTAAATCTGCTTAGACAGGTTCACCTTACTACATCAGAAACATATACTCTTACATTTAAATACTGTTCAGTAATTGCATCATCCCATGTGGTAAACCGCACCAATCTGTTGCCTaaataggtttttttttttttaaaattaaaccaCATTTTTTGCAGGTCTGGTTGGCACAAACTAAATAAACAGAGCTCCCCACATGTGGAGGTGAAAAaggcagagaaataaagaaacaggaTTTGGCCTAGCAGCTCCCCTTGTCCTCCCTCATCAGTCTGACACACTAATCATGGGCTTTAAAACTCCACGCTGCCACCATCCCCACGCCACGCCCTGATTACAGCCCTCTGATTGGCCCTAATTGGCTGCACATGTGGCTCAGGGCCACAGCTGAGAGACGCCACaatgtggcacacacacattcacccgcacacacatttttacacaattaAGGGACATATAAATGAGATACGCATACAAAAACGCATGCAGCCGTCCCTGTACATACACGTACAGTGCACATATGGATGAATTACatggaaaacatgcacacacacacacacaca
Encoded here:
- the efhc1 gene encoding EF-hand domain-containing protein 1 — encoded protein: MSVNWNSRGLPFLPPYTFRDVTKSAFNLPQTLIYKNGYSLPLRPTVGIGQDPLLWEQLNEKEMNELCVDTLDFTYGSYDQSLGEDFIPAYVALDKKVLRFFAYFVENILYSTEEEYRVHSVVICYYLEDDSMCIIEPRVENSGLPHGKRIKRHRLPKNDRGDHYVWKDLNLGMDLEVYGVKYHIIQCDAFTKEFMESEGIVLNDPEPMPVDPFSERRKKPQSSYTTPSKPDRMRQFLTMDRKVLRFFALWDDADSLYGDTRSVTIQYYLVDDTVEIREVHKLNSGKLAFPFLMRRQKLPKKMKPESETFPSCVLKISEDEVDEYYSPKDFQVGQTVKLLGRAFLLYDCDGFTKEYYQKNHPDMEMSPMEIPKKTDQLQERKKEVPPYNGFGSLEDSLQNCLSLIPEPPKKNMLKMLENDNKVLHYRARLDSASPEDEGRRFILSCFPSDGMISIFEQPVRNSGFIGGKFLKKMRVPKPGSTAENPEFYSPADFAIGATVEVFSHRFVLTDADHSIPCQTPESIHQKLSMKTAINQPDDQNGDDVAGPSS
- the LOC124050884 gene encoding protein eva-1 homolog A isoform X2, coding for MNPIINSTYSPNMALISNALAAYTYISDHPERAALFFVCGVCLGLFLTLFALVVQISCRTDCQPRQRPPVKKRARPTNTSSDSSDSDSDWDTTSDLSARRHRRFERTLNMNVFTSAEELERAQRLEERERIIREIWMNGQPDIPGTRSLNRYY